The Piliocolobus tephrosceles isolate RC106 chromosome 4, ASM277652v3, whole genome shotgun sequence genome contains the following window.
GGGGTGACGAGTGAGAACCTTGTTCCCATTTCACCGACATTGGGAGAACAGGGCTTTAGGTTACCAAGCCTCAAGTGTCCCAGAGGGCTTTTGTCCTACAAAGCAGACAGTAGTCCCTTCTGGGAGTCAGAAGTCTGGCTGGGATCATGCTCCTTGCCTGTGAAGCAATATCCAGGGATGTCCAGTTACACCTCAACCTCCTAGCTTCTGCAGACGTTGGCAGGACTCAATGGGAGCTGCTGATGAATATCGCCCACTCCCTGGCCATACCCATTTCTCCAACCTCATCTTCCACTATCTGGATAGCTGGCTCCTCACTGCTTCTTGGTTTTGCTTTCCTATTTCTGTCTAGGATGCCCTCATATGACATCTCACATTCTAAATCAGATTCATACTTCATGCCCAGCTcagttcattctctctctctctctcccgccTCCCCctccatgtgtgtgtatgtgtgagagagatGTTCTTCAATCTCACATCAGTGATACTGATCTTTTGCCTTCAGTAAGATCCCCTAGCTCTTATTGCCTCTGTGCCCAGTAGATTAACACTTggttctgtcttccttccttccttcgttccttccctccttccttcccccttccctccttccttccttccttcttttctttctttctttttctttctttctttctttctttttctttctctttctttcttctttctttctttcttttctttctctctttctttttccttccttcctttttctttctttctttctctttctccttccttcctttctttcttttcttttctttcttcttttgacagtattgctgtgttacccaggatggagtgcagtggcatgatcctggctcactgcaacatccgccttctgggttcaggcaattctcctgcctcagcctcccaagtagctgggattatgggcatgtgccatgatgcctggctgattttgtatttttaatagaaatgaagtttcaccatgttggtcaggctggtctcgaactcctgacctcaagtgatccacctgcctcggcttcccaaggtggtgagattacaggcgtgagccaccgtgcctggttggTTGTGTCATTCTTATTTTAGTTCTTTGGTTACTTCTTTAGATAAATCTGGACTCCTAATGCACACTCTATAGTTCCCCCAAGAACTGGCTCTTTTGCTGCCTCCTTATTTTTGGCCATATTGCTGGCCATACAGGAGGAACCTGACTTGCAGACCTGACTATCACTTTTACTACCAAAAGTTTTGGTCAGTCACCCTCTTTACTCAGATCCCAGTTGAATGGATTTGTCAGAAAAGAGATACTTGTCTAGGGTCTATATTAGTTGAGAGGCTATTTGTAATTCGCTTCTCGGCCTGCATGGTTGTGGGAGCAAGAACGGGATCAGTGAGCCACAGTGAACCccattatatgccaggcactgaaaaagtcaaataaaacagTCCATGCTGGCAATGGGGCAAAAGAGGAAGAATTTGCAAGGGAATTCATGATGTAGAGGGCCCAAAATAGCAgtagggaaggagaggaggaagaaaaagaagtgagcCAGGGAGAAGAACTTGACTGTAGTGGTGGTGGGTGTTTCAGACCTGTGATATATGAACAGTCATCATTTAAGTGGCTTTGGGCTGTGGTGAGCTTTCCCAGGGCCAGAGAATAAGCCAGACCCATACCAAGAAATAGAACAGATGGGCAGAGTCTTCCACATTCTACTTGGAAGAGTAACCTGGTAGGAGAATAGAAGAGAATCCAGCAATAGAGGGTACAGATGTTAGTCTTCAGCAGCTCTACTCCCTGCCATTTCTCCAACTCTTTGCAAACAGGAAGTGTGTTTCATAGCCATAGATCCACATCTTACTGAGTTTTTTTAATATGCCAAGACCATGCTGAGCACTGTTCTCATCATATATAGTTAGCATCACATATAGTTCTCACCACAACCTATAGTTATCAGTATCCCActttacaaagaaggaaactgaCATTCACAGTACCCAACTGGTATAGTTGTAGCTGGAATTGACCAGACTGTCCCCTCCAAAGCCTGGATTCTTATTCCAGGAGGGCCATCAAGAAAGGTGACAAACACAAAGCCATTTTCCCAGAGCCCTTGGAACTGAACAGGTCAAGGGTCCTCTGAAGACTGTCTGGATTCAGGATGCAAGGGTGGGAGTGCAGCACTTGCCCACAATCCACAGTGTGTTCTGTGGCTAGATCCTTGCCAAATGCAACCACCTCCCTTCTGCTGAATTCTGTAAAGATAAAAGAGTCTATGCCAAAAAGCATGGCTGGAAAGTTATGGGAGGGCTCCAAGCTTTCCTGGTCTTGGCCCTGGTCAAACCATCCATCAGCCAGAAAAACCCAAGTAGGACCTCAACAATTAAGGATTACTGTTTCATTGTATTTCAGAATGTGTAGTTTCATAAGATCTGGATCTTATTTCTGGTGTTAGTTTCTCAGTCCACATGTGTGGAACAGACTCCAACCCTTACCACACGGAATAGGAACTTTGGTCTATTTGGGGAGGTGTGGGCATTACATTGGGCTAAAAGTTATGACAGGGTTTGCTATCACGACTTAAGTTGATCCTCACTGAATTCGTTATTCCACCATCATTATCTCACTGTTTCAGAGCaacttatacattttttattttggcatTTTACTGTAAAAATGACTGTTCTCTATGTCTTCTTCCACAGCATGAAAACCAAATTATTCACAGAGATCTGAAAGCAGAAAATGTATTCTATACCAGTAATACTTGTGTGAAGGTGGGCGATTTTGGATTCAGCACAGTAAGTAAAAAAGGTGAAATGCTGAACACTTTCTGTGGGTCTCCTCCCTATGCTGCACCTGAACTCTTCCGGGACGAGCACTACATCGGCATTTACGTGGATATCTGGGCCTTGGGGGTGCTTTTGTACTTCATGGTGACTGGCATCATGCCATTTCGGGCAGAAACCGTGACGAAACTAAAAAAGAGCATCCTTGAGGGCACATACAGTGTACCGCCCCACGTGTCAGAGCCCTGCCACCGACTCATCCGAGGAGTCCTTCAGCAGATCCCCATGGAGAGGTACGGGATCGACTGCATCATGAATGATGAATGGATGCAAGGGGTGCCATACCCTACACCTTTGGAACCTTTCCAACTGGATCCCAAACATTTATCGGAAACTGGCACtctcaaggaagaagaaaatgaggtcAAAAGCACTTTAGAACATTTGGGCATTACAGAAGAGCATATTCGAAATAACCAAGGGAGAGACGCTCGCAGCTCAATCACAGGGGTCTATAGAATTATTTTACATAGAGTCCAAAGGAAGAAGGCTTTGGAAAGTGTCCCAGTCATGATGCTACCAGACCCTAAAGAAAGAGACCTCAAAAAAGGGTCCCGTGTCTACAGAGGGATAAGACACACATCCAAATTTTGCTCGATTTTATAAATTGCACTAGACTGCTTGTAATTAACCGAGATCATTATTGCtgcttctaaatttttttcaagGACAACTTGAGTGgagacatttttctaatttttaaataaacttaaatttgagatatgcatttttttctccaaaaggtctATTAGCTCAGATTCTGGCTTGATTTGGGATCTTGTTTTATTACCAAATttcagcattcattcatttaatcaagaaatatttatccAGTGCCTCctttgtgccagacactatttAAGGTGCTACAGAAATAGCAAGAAATAAATAGGCAAGGTCCCTCCTCTCGTGTGCGGGGCATTCTAGCCCAGGACAAAGGTACTAACAAATacaactacattttttaaaaaagaaaaagatcagtgATAGATGCTATGCAGAGAATTCAAAAAGGGTGATCTGATATCAGAGGCTTGCTACTTTGGATTAGTCGTTAAGGAAGGTCACTTTGAGTACATATCAGTTTAAGATCTGAATGAGAAGCAGGAGTGACTCTTACAAAATGCCAGAGCATTCCAGGCAGCTAGGGCTTTCAGACTCAGTTCCCCTCAAAACAGAGCCTAAGACAATGATTCCATGTAGAGCagtttatttgggaagtgatCCCAGAGCACAGGAGTGAAGTACGGGGGAAACAGTGAAAGCTAATACACAGACACATTAGCAAATTGGCTAGTGCTACAGTTTCTGATGCTTGGTTTTGCAGGATCCTCAGAGGAGCCTGATGAAACACATCTCAGGTGTCTGCCCTGGGTATGGAAGGGGAAAGCATTTAACCACAAGCTTTTGCTCACCGCTGATCAAGGGTGGCCCTTGGTGTCATCTGCCCTGCACTTCCAGATTGGGCTGTGTGAGTGCCAAGTGGGTTCCCTATGCTTCCCTTGCCTTCATGTCAGAGAAGTCTTGGAGCAGGAGGGAAGAGGTACACCACCAGTATGATACTTCCTTTCTGTGCCTGCTTGTCCACTGGCATGGGGAGCCCAAAGTGACCATGTGACGCTTGTAGATTTCAATTCACTGGAACCCTTATCAAGTCCCCTGATGAAAGCATCCCTGATCCCCTGGGAACCAAACCTTTCAATTTAGCCTAGAttgtagaaaaaaagaatagaaattaatcAAGTGCATCACCAATTGCGTGGTGGTGACAGGGGTCAATCTACTTCCACCTAGTGGTTTCCAGACCTGTGTGTTTTAATGATAGGGACATGTATCAGTCATTATTAAAGCACATTACCGAATCCTGGAGGACAGCACCCCAACCCTGCAGGCTGCTGTCTCATCTCCGGTGTCTTAGCTGAACCGTTCCATTGTTCTGCTTATGTTGGCTGCTTCTGGTGTTGAGGTATATGGTAAGATGAGGGGATCCCGTTGTTATGTGCCCGTCGCACCACCTCCTTTATCAAAAAAGTGGTCCTTGAGGCAATGTTTGAGATATCATGACAGTGAATCAGGTATTCTGTATGTCTTAGTGTGCTTGTATGGAAAGACACATTGCAGGCAGAAAAGGCAAACTGTACCCTGAGATGTCAATTCCAATAAGGATGACTCACTCCTGGGCCCATCTGAATTCATGACTCCATGGATCTGATAACACCCAGCTCATATGTTAACAGCTCTGCTTACCTAGTCCTCGGTCTCTCATAATTTGGTTCTCAGCCTCCACTGGGGCCCAGTAGCACATCAGGAGTCTGAGTAGTTCTCTGTTGCAGGAAGCATGGCGTTACTCCAGGATCCTACAGAGTTGTGCTGTTATCTCCTATTGGGGCTTTCCAGAGGCCCCGCACAATATTTTTAACTGCCACATACATGGCCTGAGTAGCAGTTTGTTCAGAAGCCAAAACTgctgtaagctttttttttttttcttttttttttttatgggatCCACTTGAAACTGGCATTAAATGGGTGAGAGGAATACACCAAATACAATACATGTGCTTCCAAAGTCCAGAGGGACCTACTAAATCCTATGCCTCTATCTTAGTGTTAAGAGGTTGGAAGGTACAAGAAATTGTTCGTTACTATAGAAGAAATATCTAGGCATGCCTCAACTCATTGGTCTTCTAAACTCTTCATCAATGTGGCATGCCCCAGATTCTTCATAGTCTATAATCCACACTCCGGCACATGTAAGCCTTACTAGGGCATTTGTAATACTTGCCGCTTCCTGATAGCCAATTCCCCTAGCATGCTGTCACAATATAGTGGGCTGGCATGATGTCCTGTAGAATGTAAAGATGATCAAGGTCCTTTAGGATTATATTGTGATATAGAGAAGGATATTTAAGATTTTGGGGGCAATAGAGTAAATGAGAATCGCTGTCCATCCCAGAGAAATGTGAACTGCTTTTGATCCTCCTTTCTGATGGAAATTTAGAAGAATGAATTTGCCAAATCAATAGCTGCATATCAAATGCCAGAGGCTGCCAGTAAAGATACCACATCTGATACAGCAGCTACAACTGAGACTAGCAGTAGTCCGCCATCATTCTCCATTATCTATCTGCTCTTTTTCAGGAGTCTGATGGTAACTGAAATGAAATTATGATGGAGCCCATTACGCTTGCATCCCTAACATTTTTTGATGGTGACACTGATGTCTGCCATTCCTCATGTGGATTGCTCATGATTTATGAACATGGCCAGGGAGAGGTTTCCTCTTCCTCCCATAATGATTGTTACTTCACAGGTCTAAGACCTCCATGGGGATCTAAGTATATCGATCCCAAATATATACTTAGAGATTGGGAAAATAATTGCAAGGTGGGAACCATTATGTGATAGACTGGCCAGGACTCCCTTTATCATATGGTTTCCATAACCCCTCATCTACATACAAAGCCATAATAGTATCCAGTTCTGAAAAATTCTGGGTATGTACATCATATATACTTGTGAAAGCAAGGCCTTTCCTCAAGACCAGTCCTCCTTTTCATTGTGCACTGGATCTGTAAATTGACTTAGATCTAGAAGCTGATGAAGAGACTGTGATTTTCCCATTGTGACAGGCTACCTTTACGCTAACcagttttccttgttttttctttttttggtcataCTAGTCAAGTAACATACCAGTCAGCTGTCTCCCAAAATTCCATGATTTATTAGCCATTGTCACAAAGCCCTGCAGATCAAGGCAGGCTGATTGATTTCCACTCCAGctttactgtttattttattgtgtcCACATTGCCTCTGACATTTAAGTGATAATACATGACCTCTACCATTGTAGTGTCATCATCATCTCCACTGATGATATCATGCTCAATTCCATGGCAGCATTTCCTACCATCAACACCTGCCTGCAATGGGCAGCCACCACTGAACTTTTCTTCGGTGCTGCCACAACCCTCACCAGtgcattccttttttaaaaaaattattttttattcatacacaattgtatgtatttatggggtacatgtgatattctgatacatgtatacaaggcataatgatcaaatcagggtatttaggataccccatcacctcaaacatttatcatattTTGGTGTTAGGAATACTTCAACTTtgccagctattttgaaatatacaataaattattgttaactacagtcaccctgctgtgctatcaaatagtataacttattccttctaactgtatgtttgcaCCCATTAACCAAACTGTCTTCATCCTCCACCCCTACCATCCTTCTTAGCTTATTagcaccattctactctctacctccatgagatcaactttttagcttttatataccagaacatgtgatatttgtctttctgtacctggctgatttcacttaacctaatgacctccagttccatccataatGCTGCAaattacatgatttcattcttatttatgtatttatatatttatttttttgagacagagcctcgctctgttgcccagggtggagtgcagtggtgccatctcagctcactgcaacctctgcctcccgggttcaagtgattatcctgcctcagcctcccagtagctgggattacagtcgcctgccaccatacccagctaatttttgtatttttagtagagatggggtttcaccatgttggccaggctggtctcgaactcctaacctcaggtgatccacccaccctggcctcccaaagtgctgggattacagacacgagccatcACCCCCagctgatttcattcttttttatggctgaatattccattgtgtttatatacattttctttatccatccgtTGATGGAAACTTATGTTGGTCCcatctctgctattgtgaatagtgctgcaacacaCATGGGAGAGCACAGGTATTGCTTTGATatactcatttcctttcctttggataaatacccagtaggtGGACTGCTGAATCCCATAgtggttgtatttttagttttttcagaaACCTCTATattgtcttccataatggctgtactaatttatattcccaactgtgtataagaattcccttttctctagaaaaatacaaaaagaaaacaaaaaattcccttttctctgtatcctcaccagcatttgttattgtccttttgataatagttattctAACTGGggatgagatgctatctcattgtggttttgatttgcctttccctgataattagtgatgttgaacatttttccacttggccatttgtatgtcttcttttgagaaatgtctttttaggtccttttcctactttttagtgggattatttatttttttgctgttgagttccctgtatattctggatatcagtccctTGCTGGATGAACAGTTTGCAAACCAGTGCATTTTATATTGCCTTAGTGATGGCAATGTCTTCCTGAGGAACGTAGTTAGACGGTTGTTCAGTCTCACATAATGAATCCATTCTAACATTCACACCTCCTGGAACTTTCCAACCCTTTCTTCGATACTATACCAAGGCAGTTCCGCCATCTTCACGTCATTTACTGTGTGCCATAATAATATCCAAGCCTCAGCAGCCATCCCAACAGAATATTATGATCAAATTCAGGTGTTGTTCACTTCTAAGTCATGGGTAAACATTcctatagtaatttttttttttttttttttttgagactgagtttcactcttgtcgcccagggtggagtgcaatggagcgatcttggccCATcacaacctcccgggttcaagtgattctcctgcctcagcttccagagtagctggaattacaggcatgcagcaccatgcccagctaattttgaatttttagtagagacgggttttctccatgttggtcaggctaggctcaaactcctgaccttaggtgatccacctgcctcagcctcccaaagtgctggaattacaggcatgagccaccgcgcctggctcctATAGTAATCTTTCTTATTCTGCCTTATATTCTTCCCTCAACTTCCACCTCTGGCCTAACACCCTCAAAATCAGTCACACACATTTCCCCTTGGTTACTGATAGTATATATCAGGTTCTGCAGCTCCTTCAGTACCTACACTATTTTCCCCCAGACAGGGGGTTGTATTTCTCCACTCAGGCTCTACTGAGAAGTCACCCTGGTTCTTGGTTTGGAGAATAGTAAGGTTTTGGAAGAGAATGTGGAGGTCAAGAGCTGCCTCACTAGAAGCCTTGGCAGGGTCTTCAGGCAAGGGAGCATGAGCTCCTCCCGCCAGCCCCACATTAGGAAAATCCAGGTTTGCAATATTTTCAGGGTTATCCACTGTATTACTAACTTAGGTCTCAGTGTCTCATTCTCTTCTTGTCAAACCTAAACTTTCATAAAGGAAAATTATCAAGACTTAGTATTTTCCAACCTTACAAGGATACTGGGCCTATTTCAGGTCGTTTTCTCTCCACTGCAGGAGATAAGGCTCTCCTTCAACCTTGCCTTGAACTGACAGTTGGCTGACTTGAGcctgttattttgttttccaggctTCTAAAGCAGTTAATAAAAGCTGGCCAAGTCCACAATCTTTATCACTGCCCCTCTACTGTTCAAGTGCCACAGGTACTACAGGATCCAACGCTTCATCTTCTACCTACACCTACAGATGACAGTGTCAGTGGTGATTGTGCTGCTCCTGCATGCCACAGGCTATCACCACTCTGCTTACCAATACTGCATCAGTGTTCTCCTGATGTCATCACAAattcacaaacttagtggcttaaaacaacacaaatgtatcgTCTTACAGCTCTGGGAGATAGAAGTTTGACATGAGTCTCAgtggactaaaatcaaggtgtttccagggctgtgctcctttctggaggctccaggggaagaATCTATTTCCTTGTCTTGTTAActttctagaggctgcctgcattccttagCTCATGGTcatcttccttcatcttcaaagccagcaacattgCATTTTTTTGGCCGACATTCTGTAGTCACTCTCCCTTGAACACCAGCCAAGAAAGGTTCTCTGCTTTCAAAGACCCACATGGTAAGGTTGGGCCTACACAgacaatccaggataatctccccaccTCAAGGTTCTTAACCTTACTTACACCTGCTTCTGACATTTAAGGTAGCATATTCAGATTCTGGGAATGGACAACTTTGGTAGGAGTTGGGAGGGCATCATTCTGTAATGAGGTTTTGTCATTTGGTGAGTAAACCAGCTCCAATCTCCCATCCTGAATGCCTGCTTTCTAGGGCCATTCTGGGTACCGACTGTCTTAGTTCGGATTCCCCAAAAAACAGAGCCGGAGAGAAAAGCTTGAATGAAAGTCATTTATTTGAGAAATGATCCCAGGATGCAAAAGAGATGCACAGGGgtgaaacaaaagaggaaagCCAATATAAGGATGGTTATTGCCAAACCCGCCACAGAAGTCTCCTCCTCTTTTGAGGAAACTTACGAAATGCATTGCAGGGAGGCTGTCATGAAAGGTATACAGCTAGAATTCAAAGAGATGTACTATCATATTCTCTGAGAACCTGGTCAAAGATTTCATGGAATTAGTTGCCACAGCAGTGACTGGAGTAGAAGGCAGGGCCGAGAAGATCTGAAGTGGGGCCCAATGTTTCTGATGCATAGATCAAAGGCTTAAGGCTGGAATAAAC
Protein-coding sequences here:
- the NIM1K gene encoding serine/threonine-protein kinase NIM1, which encodes MTAVYTNGGGLVNPHYARWDRRDSVESGCQTESSKEGEEGQPRQLTPFEKLTQDMSQDEKVVREITLGKRIGFYRIRGEIGSGNFSQVKLGIHSLTKEKVAIKILDKTKLDQKTQRLLSREISSMEKLHHPNIIRLYEVVETLSKLHLVMEYAGGGELFGKISTEGKLSEPESKLIFSQIVSAVKHMHENQIIHRDLKAENVFYTSNTCVKVGDFGFSTVSKKGEMLNTFCGSPPYAAPELFRDEHYIGIYVDIWALGVLLYFMVTGIMPFRAETVTKLKKSILEGTYSVPPHVSEPCHRLIRGVLQQIPMERYGIDCIMNDEWMQGVPYPTPLEPFQLDPKHLSETGTLKEEENEVKSTLEHLGITEEHIRNNQGRDARSSITGVYRIILHRVQRKKALESVPVMMLPDPKERDLKKGSRVYRGIRHTSKFCSIL